Proteins co-encoded in one Rattus rattus isolate New Zealand chromosome 5, Rrattus_CSIRO_v1, whole genome shotgun sequence genomic window:
- the Foxa2 gene encoding hepatocyte nuclear factor 3-beta isoform X1, whose protein sequence is MHSASSMLGAVKMEGHEPSDWSSYYAEPEGYSSVSNMNASLGMNGMNTYMSMSAAAMGSGSGNMSAGSMNMSSYVGAGMSPSLAGMSPGAGAMAGMSGSAGAAGVAGMGPHLSPSLSPLGGQAAGAMGGLAPYANMNSMSPMYGQAGLSRARDPKTYRRSYTHAKPPYSYISLITMAIQQSPNKMLTLSEIYQWIMDLFPFYRQNQQRWQNSIRHSLSFNDCFLKVPRSPDKPGKGSFWTLHPDSGNMFENGCYLRRQKRFKCEKQLALKEAAGAGSGGGKKTAPGAQASQVQLGEAAGSASETPAGTESPHSSASPCQEHKRGGLSELKGTPASALSPPEPAPSPGQQQQAAAHLLGPPHHPGLPPEAHLKPEHHYAFNHPFSINNLMSSEQQHHHSHHHHQPHKMDLKAYEQVMHYPGGYGSPMPGSLAMGPVTNKAGLDASPLAADTSYYQGVYSRPIMNSS, encoded by the exons ATGCACTCGGCTTCCAGTATGCTGGGAGCCGTGAAGATGGAAGGGCACGAGCCATCCGACTGGAGCAGCTACTACGCGGAGCCTGAG GGCTACTCTTCCGTGAGCAACATGAACGCCAGCCTGGGGATGAATGGCATGAACACTTACATGAGCATGTCCGCGGCTGCTATGGGCAGTGGTTCCGGCAACATGAGCGCGGGCTCCATGAACATGTCATCCTATGTGGGCGCTGGAATGAGCCCGTCGCTGGCTGGCATGTCCCCGGGCGCGGGCGCCATGGCGGGCATGAGCGGCTCAGCTGGGGCGGCCGGCGTGGCGGGCATGGGACCGCACCTGAGTCCGAGTCTGAGCCCACTCGGGGGACAGGCGGCCGGGGCTATGGGTGGCCTTGCCCCCTACGCCAATATGAACTCCATGAGTCCTATGTACGGGCAGGCGGGCCTGAGCCGCGCTCGGGACCCCAAGACGTACCGGCGCAGCTACACTCACGCCAAGCCTCCCTACTCGTACATCTCGCTCATCACCATGGCCATCCAGCAGAGCCCCAACAAGATGCTGACGCTGAGCGAGATCTAtcagtggatcatggacctcttCCCTTTCTACCGGCAGAACCAACAGCGCTGGCAGAACTCCATCCGTCATTCTCTCTCCTTCAACGACTGCTTTCTCAAGGTGCCCCGCTCGCCAGACAAGCCTGGCAAGGGCTCCTTCTGGACCCTGCACCCTGACTCGGGCAACATGTTCGAGAACGGTTGCTACCTGCGCCGCCAGAAGCGCTTCAAGTGTGAGAAGCAACTGGCGCTGAAGGAGGCAGCGGGTGCGGGCAGTGGCGGAGGCAAGAAGACCGCTCCTGGGGCACAGGCTTCTCAGGTTCAGCTCGGGGAGGCCGCAGGCTCGGCCTCTGAGACTCCGGCGGGCACCGAGTCCCCCCATTCCAGCGCTTCTCCGTGTCAGGAGCACAAGCGAGGTGGCCTGAGCGAGCTGAAGGGAACACCGGCCTCTGCGCTGAGTCCTCCGGAGCCGGcgccctcacctgggcagcagcagcaggctgcaGCCCACCTGCTGGGcccacctcaccatcctggcCTACCACCCGAGGCTCACCTGAAGCCCGAGCACCATTACGCCTTCAACCACCCCTTCTCTATCAACAACCTCATGTCCTCCGAGCAGCAACATcatcacagccaccaccaccatcagcccCACAAAATGGACCTCAAGGCCTACGAACAGGTCATGCACTACCCTGGGGGCTACGGTTCCCCCATGCCAGGCAGCTTGGCCATGGGCCCAGTCACGAACAAAGCCGGCCTGGATGCCTCGCCCCTGGCCGCAGACACTTCCTACTACCAGGGAGTGTACTCCAGGCCTATTATGAACTCGTCCTAA
- the Foxa2 gene encoding hepatocyte nuclear factor 3-beta isoform X2: MLGAVKMEGHEPSDWSSYYAEPEGYSSVSNMNASLGMNGMNTYMSMSAAAMGSGSGNMSAGSMNMSSYVGAGMSPSLAGMSPGAGAMAGMSGSAGAAGVAGMGPHLSPSLSPLGGQAAGAMGGLAPYANMNSMSPMYGQAGLSRARDPKTYRRSYTHAKPPYSYISLITMAIQQSPNKMLTLSEIYQWIMDLFPFYRQNQQRWQNSIRHSLSFNDCFLKVPRSPDKPGKGSFWTLHPDSGNMFENGCYLRRQKRFKCEKQLALKEAAGAGSGGGKKTAPGAQASQVQLGEAAGSASETPAGTESPHSSASPCQEHKRGGLSELKGTPASALSPPEPAPSPGQQQQAAAHLLGPPHHPGLPPEAHLKPEHHYAFNHPFSINNLMSSEQQHHHSHHHHQPHKMDLKAYEQVMHYPGGYGSPMPGSLAMGPVTNKAGLDASPLAADTSYYQGVYSRPIMNSS, from the exons ATGCTGGGAGCCGTGAAGATGGAAGGGCACGAGCCATCCGACTGGAGCAGCTACTACGCGGAGCCTGAG GGCTACTCTTCCGTGAGCAACATGAACGCCAGCCTGGGGATGAATGGCATGAACACTTACATGAGCATGTCCGCGGCTGCTATGGGCAGTGGTTCCGGCAACATGAGCGCGGGCTCCATGAACATGTCATCCTATGTGGGCGCTGGAATGAGCCCGTCGCTGGCTGGCATGTCCCCGGGCGCGGGCGCCATGGCGGGCATGAGCGGCTCAGCTGGGGCGGCCGGCGTGGCGGGCATGGGACCGCACCTGAGTCCGAGTCTGAGCCCACTCGGGGGACAGGCGGCCGGGGCTATGGGTGGCCTTGCCCCCTACGCCAATATGAACTCCATGAGTCCTATGTACGGGCAGGCGGGCCTGAGCCGCGCTCGGGACCCCAAGACGTACCGGCGCAGCTACACTCACGCCAAGCCTCCCTACTCGTACATCTCGCTCATCACCATGGCCATCCAGCAGAGCCCCAACAAGATGCTGACGCTGAGCGAGATCTAtcagtggatcatggacctcttCCCTTTCTACCGGCAGAACCAACAGCGCTGGCAGAACTCCATCCGTCATTCTCTCTCCTTCAACGACTGCTTTCTCAAGGTGCCCCGCTCGCCAGACAAGCCTGGCAAGGGCTCCTTCTGGACCCTGCACCCTGACTCGGGCAACATGTTCGAGAACGGTTGCTACCTGCGCCGCCAGAAGCGCTTCAAGTGTGAGAAGCAACTGGCGCTGAAGGAGGCAGCGGGTGCGGGCAGTGGCGGAGGCAAGAAGACCGCTCCTGGGGCACAGGCTTCTCAGGTTCAGCTCGGGGAGGCCGCAGGCTCGGCCTCTGAGACTCCGGCGGGCACCGAGTCCCCCCATTCCAGCGCTTCTCCGTGTCAGGAGCACAAGCGAGGTGGCCTGAGCGAGCTGAAGGGAACACCGGCCTCTGCGCTGAGTCCTCCGGAGCCGGcgccctcacctgggcagcagcagcaggctgcaGCCCACCTGCTGGGcccacctcaccatcctggcCTACCACCCGAGGCTCACCTGAAGCCCGAGCACCATTACGCCTTCAACCACCCCTTCTCTATCAACAACCTCATGTCCTCCGAGCAGCAACATcatcacagccaccaccaccatcagcccCACAAAATGGACCTCAAGGCCTACGAACAGGTCATGCACTACCCTGGGGGCTACGGTTCCCCCATGCCAGGCAGCTTGGCCATGGGCCCAGTCACGAACAAAGCCGGCCTGGATGCCTCGCCCCTGGCCGCAGACACTTCCTACTACCAGGGAGTGTACTCCAGGCCTATTATGAACTCGTCCTAA